The following are encoded in a window of Arcobacter sp. LA11 genomic DNA:
- a CDS encoding M15 family metallopeptidase, whose product MKRRDFFKYSTATVILPTITTTLNATNTFVEQPVFPTRILKTKLLNIPKEKIVEEKVEVEITKPEIKKIEPEPKTKIVKKDKFLEEKYINDFISVREKLKFVQSHVGYGNFNVLSFDEMLRIAKYSSKTSAFSKSELNFLESIFYYDPSYHGFYGERISKNITDRINKKDINKIPRTGHYLFKGEPEKIYQKMKDDVGESLTLTSGVRSIVKQTKLFLDKLDSVDGNLSIASKSLAPPAFTYHSIADFDVGKKGFGYANFTPRFALTEEFLKMRKLKYIDMRYTINNKDGVRYEPWHVKII is encoded by the coding sequence ATGAAAAGACGAGATTTTTTTAAATATTCAACAGCAACTGTAATTTTACCAACTATTACTACAACACTTAATGCCACAAATACTTTTGTGGAACAACCAGTATTTCCAACACGTATATTAAAAACTAAACTATTAAATATTCCTAAAGAGAAAATTGTAGAAGAAAAAGTTGAAGTAGAAATAACGAAGCCCGAGATAAAAAAAATAGAACCTGAACCTAAAACTAAAATTGTAAAAAAAGATAAGTTTTTAGAAGAGAAATATATTAATGATTTTATTTCTGTTAGAGAAAAATTAAAGTTTGTTCAGTCTCATGTTGGTTATGGAAATTTCAATGTTTTGAGTTTTGATGAAATGCTGAGGATTGCTAAATACTCAAGTAAAACGAGTGCTTTTTCAAAAAGTGAATTAAACTTTTTAGAGTCTATTTTTTATTATGATCCTTCATATCATGGTTTCTATGGAGAAAGAATTTCAAAAAATATTACTGATAGAATCAATAAAAAAGATATTAATAAAATACCTAGAACTGGACATTACTTATTTAAAGGTGAGCCTGAAAAGATTTATCAAAAAATGAAAGATGATGTTGGAGAATCTTTAACTTTAACTTCTGGAGTAAGAAGTATTGTAAAGCAAACTAAATTATTTTTAGATAAGTTGGATTCAGTTGATGGAAATTTATCTATTGCATCTAAATCTTTAGCTCCACCAGCATTTACTTATCATAGTATTGCAGATTTTGATGTGGGTAAGAAAGGCTTTGGTTATGCAAATTTTACTCCTAGATTTGCATTAACAGAAGAATTTCTAAAAATGAGAAAACTAAAATAT
- a CDS encoding DUF493 domain-containing protein, with product MIDLNQHKLELDYPCSWKYKIVILETVNVKNISKDIFGEREHSVKESKVSKKGKFKSYSIELIVHNEDDRKEIYRVLGEHKEIKMVL from the coding sequence ATGATTGATTTAAATCAGCATAAGCTTGAGTTAGATTACCCTTGTTCTTGGAAATATAAAATTGTAATACTTGAAACTGTGAATGTTAAAAATATTTCAAAAGATATCTTTGGAGAAAGAGAACATTCTGTTAAAGAATCAAAAGTAAGTAAAAAGGGTAAATTTAAAAGTTATTCTATAGAATTAATTGTGCATAATGAAGATGATAGAAAAGAGATTTATAGAGTTCTTGGTGAGCATAAAGAAATAAAGATGGTTTTATAA